The window AAACACATTCCTTCTCTGGCTTATCGTGTTGGGATATGAGACGTCTGGGCTCAGACCGTTCTCACAAAGCCGTTGGAGTTTACACAGTTCACAAGCTACTCTCTGGGTCTCTGGCAATAACATAAGCCTTCACGACTCCTTGCACTCAATAATTTTCGGGATAACAGTATCTTTTATGATCATTGAATTTTTCTGCTTATGTGAACAAACAAAAGCGGGAACACATTATTTTTGCAAGTGTTACACTCAATCTGTGTCAGTCAAGTATTAGTATATGTTGTTTCCTACTGTATGTCCGTCATACAGTGGTAAAAGTTACACTTTTATTATGTAATGTTTTCCCCAAGTTGATAGTTCAAACCTTGCTTTATGGGTAATGCACAGCATATTCTATGACCGATCTTCTGAAATATATGGTGCTGGCTGATAATGCCATCTTCATTCCCTTCCTTTTCTTCTAGTTAAAAGACACAGGGGTCAAAGGTCCGTACTCCCAGCTAACTCAGGAGGAGCTAATCTCTCTGGTGGTGAAGCAGCAGGAGCAGCTCTCCAACAGGGACAACAAGATCAAGGAGCTGGAGCAATACATCGACAATCTACTGGTGCGCATCATTGAGGAGCATCCCAGTATCCTGATGTCATGAACTCACACAAATGAGACatctaaatatgtgtgtgtgtgtataaatatgtgtataaatatatatacagctctggaaaaaatgtaaagacaactgcacctttttctttcctttccaaaaaagttgaaaaggaaggttttgagtgaggagccgAAGTGTTataattaagacaccactgcaaattgaatgcaaattggttgttcctcactcaaaaccttccttttcaacttttttgaaaaagaaagcaaaaggtgcagtggtctcttaattttatacataaaatatatgaGAGCGAGAGCAAGAGAGcgagaaacaaacacagaaacacagttgGCTGTCATAATTCCCATAAACCCTAGCAGCTAAATGTGATACTGCTTCTCTTTACATTTcaccaaaatgtttatttcttaattGCCCAATTTAATGCCTGTGTTTCATTTAAGCCTGCTCCGTCTCTGCATTATGATAGCTGAGTAAGTCTTTTTAGCACAAGGTGAGATttttcaacatatttgcttTACCTAACtctacaaaacattatttttagcTAATATTGATAAAAGTCACCTTGTCCTGTAGATATTTACAGTTCTCAAAACCTAGTGGCGGTGTAAGTCTACAAGCAACACAGACCTTATTCAAATTTGGATCTAAAAATCCCctatggaagaaatgaatgggGGAATAACACAAAGAAATACTTCTCCAGTTTTGCTGCTAGGTTTTTGGGGGATTACAActcatactatttcagtcaataacTCCTTCCTGTTCCTAATCGGTCAGAGCAGGGCTTTCCTAAAATGTTTATCTTCCACAATGCCAATGTATTACGCCTATTGCTGCCTCAAAAAGAAATGTTAATTCATCCATGTATATCGTAGCAAGCACTGGCTTTATCTGAGCTGATGCACATTTAATTGTTCGTTACATTTGATTGTTGACTATTTGAttgtttgacatttttattgtggAAGAAACTCTGTATAATGGTCTCTTTAACAACCACTCAACATGGTGTATAAATGCATGTATACAAAATGggctttacatttttcacagttgggctttacatttttcacagtatgatttgtttttgtatgctcAATGAATGTTGTTGAATGAATGTTTTATGCATAGTTTGAATCTAGCGCAATGACACTGAAGAATTAATTGAAAAGTAATAAATactaaaatataattacatctcTGACAGACCGGTGGCACACCGATTTCCCATATTTGGTAACACTTCATGTCAGATGGACAAAGCTGTAAGAAGGGGTCATAGGCTTATGACAAGCATTACAATCACATTGTTTTGAGTTGTACTTGTCAATGAAGGCTCACCTTGTATTATGGTTTATCTGTACAGATACGTGATGTCCACTGAATGGACACACAATGTGTATGTTATTTCTTGATACTCAGTATATATtctacatatacagtatatactgagATGTCCCTTTTCCTATATTGTAACCTTTATGTTGAAGCACTTTGAAGAGCAAACTATTGATTAACAGATTACAAGATGttgataattaaaataattaaactcCAGATAAACCATAAGATTAATCAGATTTTAGTAGGAATATGCTTTTTGATTAATACACTCAATAGTGCCCCTGGCAAGAGACACTATTAATGTTTCAAAGACAAATCAATAAGTAGTGTCCCTGACAAGATTTGTAATGTTAAGAAACTTATTGGAATTCagataatgttattgtttttaaactTTCTTTACCACCAGCTACTAAAGGGCATATTTAGTTATCTATGCATAGGTAGCATCAGGATATGTCTGTGTTTTGGTCTGCCTGTGGTCATGAGATTAATTACTGTAGGTGGGAGAAAGTTAATCTTGGGTAACTTAAATTTCACTTATGGAATTGTGTCAGATGCCTAATTACATCTGTCCACTAGAGATTATAAGTCAGAACATGTATGTTCTGACAATGTGTTTTATCAATATACAAAATGGTTACacaagtgcacacacacgctTTTTCTCTGTCATTTCTTATCTGTAAAGTTTGTATTAATAACTTGTCATAAAGCACTTTAAATAAAGTTTCTGTTTTAATTAATCCAACGATTTTACTGGTTACGTACCATAATATAATGATGTTCGAAGTGGAACGTTGCAGTTTGCTGTAGCGGAACTAAACTAAAACAGCCTTTTTTCTAGACGGATCTGAAAAGCTGTGCTCACAATAAGAAACGTTCTTTTCTCGTTGTCATAGCACATGAGCGATAACCGCTACTTTTTACTCTCTTTTTCTGTACTGAAATTATACTAAGATGGCTGCCGTCGGTTTGAAGTGTCCAGAATGTGGCTCGCTGGACATAGTGGACGATgaacattattcacagccacaacTTGTATGTGCTGATTGtggtgctgtggtatctgaagGTCTACTCACCACTACCAGAAGTGAAGAGCTACAAGGCACAGGTAGCTAGCTAAACTTGTTACGGTTACGTTGTCATTGTGGCTTTTTGCGTAGTATGTAAGTAGAATTATCATAACTCGGTAAGTAAGCCATGAAATTCTTGAAAGCTTGAAAGCGAGTGGTATTGGAGACATAGGCCACGCTTTTGTTCTGGGGTGCGTTATATTTGGAACGGTCcactaaataatatatattttttaatgttccTGCAGTCTTCTGTAAGGCCATTCAGCATTCTTGCTGCACTACATCAGAGAGATGTATCTGAATACTGACTTTGTCTGCTTGACCTGTTCCTGTAGATGTCAGATACAGCAACAGCACAGAGGTGAACAAGCAGCCATGCCGAAATCAAATCAAAGGTAGGAAATGTGGAGAACTGACttctccacctgtttggttaaACTTTCTGTTGGAGCACTGACACAATGTGCGGTGTACGAATCACAAAACACTGTCTTTTATTAGTATGATTGACAGTACCCCATCCCTTCTTCCAAACAGGCATACACCGGGTCCGTGCGCTCTGTCGTATTCTCAGGCTCTCCTTTGTCATGGAGGAGACAGCTGAGAACTATTTCAAGCAGGCCTATGAGCATCCTAGCTTCATCCGGGTCAGCCTACAGAAGAAGGAGGTTCTGGCGGGATGTTGCATATTGGCCACCTGCCGGCAACACAGCTGGCCAATCACCATGGGAACCATGACTTGTCTCCTGGAGGCGAACCCCAAGCTGATGGGTGTGGTTTACCAGGAGATGGTGAAGGCCCTCAAGATTGAGGCTCCACCCACCAGTGTCATTGACCTACTGGAAACTCACTGTCAGGCGTAAGTGTGTTATTAATCTGTCGAACTGTATAATTGTCTGTGCACACAGTACattgcagcatccacaaatgcaagttaatactcaaccatgcaaagatgtatacatatataaacaagatccagaaacgccactGCCTTTACTGGgcccaatttatttaaaatggccTGAGGTCAAGTGGAAAACTGTGGTCTGAAATTATCGAGAATCATGGACGGCGTGTCCTTCAGTCTAAAggggagagggaccatctggcttgttatccaCCCAccgttcaaaagccagcatctgggatggtataggggtgcattagtgcacatggtatggCTGGcctgcacatctgtgaaagtaccattaatgctgaacaatagtatatacaggtttggagcaacatattttgccatccagacaacgtctttttcagggaaggccttgcttatttctgtaagacaatgccaaaccacattctgcatgtgttacaacagcatggctccgtagtaaaaggtgctaaactgacctgcctgcagtccagacctgtcatccattgaaaacatgtggcgtattatgaaatgaaaaatctgACAAAGGAAACCCCGgactgttgagcagctgtaATCCTATATTAAGcaggaatgggaaaacatttcactttcaaaactacagcaattgctctcctcagttcccaaacgcatccggagtattgttaaaataataggtgatgcaacacagtggtaaacatgcccctgtcccaactttttttttaacgtgttgctggcatcaaattcaaaatgggcatgtatttttccaaaaactaatTTCTTAATTTTAGCATTTGATATGtagtctttgtaatattttcaataaaatataggaACAAATGATTTGcccattattgcattctgtttttatttgtattttacacagtgtaCCAACTTTTTGGTAACAAAGTTGTAGatgtattattgttttattttctctgctcTTCTTTTAGATACAAACTAAGTCCTCAGCATGTTCATGAAGAGTTATCCGAGTCCTCCAAGGATTTGACTAAGCGAGCCGCTGTCTTGTTGGAGCTAGCGGCGGATGCCTGGCTAGTCACCGGTCGCCAGCCCGTTCCCATCCTCACAGCCTCCATTTACTTAGCCTGGCAGTCGTTGAAGCCCACCCAGACCCGGCTGAAATACACACTGGCCAGGTTCTGCCAGATGGCCAAGGTGGCCAAGTCCTCCATAGCGCCGAAGCGGGTAACAGAGCTAAAAGAGGTTTTGTGTAAGCTGGGCCAGGAGCTGCCCTGGTTGAGGGGGTCTGAGATGACACCCCAGACTGTGGTCCAGATGGTGGATGACATCCTGAACTATAGACTCACCCTCCTGAGGAAGGCTCTGAAGAGCCATGAAGCTGCCCTGGCCTCTGAATCTGAACTCCCACCCAGCTTAGAGGACACCCAACCTGGGCCTCGCGACGATGCGCCCAGCCTGGATGCTACCGCTTCCCAGCCAGATGCAGAGAGTGCCCAGCAACCACAACAAGATGTTGACCTGACATGCACTGTTGTGATGGGGGGGTTGTCCCGCGCTGGGTCCGGCCAAGTCTCCACGCCGAGCAAGAGGAGTTTGTTTGAACCTCCATCAGTGACACATGCAAAGATTAGGAGGGTGCAGCTCCCGGTTAAGGAGGTGACCGGCGATGAGGAGATCTCAGACAGTGAAATTGACAGCTACATCCGTACTCCTCAGGAGATGAGGGACTATGCTGAGGCTAAGGAGGCGCTATCCTCCTCTGAGGAGGAGTTCTGAGAGGAGGGCATCACCAGCAATTACGTACTGGGATTGTTATGCACTTTACTGATATGCAACTAGTTTGAACTAGTTTTATC is drawn from Esox lucius isolate fEsoLuc1 chromosome 14, fEsoLuc1.pri, whole genome shotgun sequence and contains these coding sequences:
- the brf2 gene encoding transcription factor IIIB 50 kDa subunit, with translation MAAVGLKCPECGSLDIVDDEHYSQPQLVCADCGAVVSEGLLTTTRSEELQGTDVRYSNSTEVNKQPCRNQIKGIHRVRALCRILRLSFVMEETAENYFKQAYEHPSFIRVSLQKKEVLAGCCILATCRQHSWPITMGTMTCLLEANPKLMGVVYQEMVKALKIEAPPTSVIDLLETHCQAYKLSPQHVHEELSESSKDLTKRAAVLLELAADAWLVTGRQPVPILTASIYLAWQSLKPTQTRLKYTLARFCQMAKVAKSSIAPKRVTELKEVLCKLGQELPWLRGSEMTPQTVVQMVDDILNYRLTLLRKALKSHEAALASESELPPSLEDTQPGPRDDAPSLDATASQPDAESAQQPQQDVDLTCTVVMGGLSRAGSGQVSTPSKRSLFEPPSVTHAKIRRVQLPVKEVTGDEEISDSEIDSYIRTPQEMRDYAEAKEALSSSEEEF